The Scylla paramamosain isolate STU-SP2022 chromosome 39, ASM3559412v1, whole genome shotgun sequence genome includes a window with the following:
- the LOC135091943 gene encoding thiol S-methyltransferase TMT1B-like, whose translation MAEIDHVIAQWISYYLPYLLASLLLLWVLKMKGSDLRHRWFAFLMHYINKDMDPKIEELKKDFFSSLSSITSHDPELRKKKGIKILEIGVGTGVNFQYYPDGSHLIVVDPNPHFAKYYDENRKKFPNIHSEEILITTGEEMTGVADSSVDVVVVTLVLCSVGDAHQILKNVVRVLVPGGKLYILEHIKEFNPDKYWIRSVLQEFLSVSGIWPFLFDGCCLNRDFHSALDSAGFSKVEAEKFYAPLTKLLFLMIKPHLKAIAVK comes from the exons atgGCGGAAATAGACCATGTCATCGCCCAATGGATATCCTACTACCTTCCCTACCTACTGGCGTCCCTTCTGCTGCTGTGGGTCCTCAAAATGAAGGGCAGCGATCTCAGACACAG atgGTTTGCCTTCCTCATGCACTACATCAACAAGGATATGGACCCCAAGATAGAAGAGCTCAAGAAGGACTTTTTCTCCAGCCTCAGCAGCATCACATCCCATGACCCTGAACTtcggaagaagaaaggaatcaagATACTGGAGATTGGCGTTGGTACAG GCGTCAACTTCCAGTACTACCCAGATGGAAGCCACCTCATTGTGGTGGACCCAAACCCTCACTTTGCAAAGTACTACgatgaaaacagaaagaagtTCCCAAACATTCACTCGGAGGAGATTCTTATTACCACAG GGGAGGAGATGACAGGTGTGGCAGACAGCAgcgtggatgtggtggtggtgacactggTGTTGTGTAGCGTTGGCGATGCACACCAGATCCTGAAAAACGTTGTGCGGGTTCTTGTCCCT GGTGGCAAGCTGTACATTCTGGAGCACATCAAGGAGTTTAACCCAGACAAGTACTGGATAAGAAGTGTCCTGCAAGAGTTCTTGTCTGTCAGCGGCATCTGGCCCTTCCTGTTTGACGGCTGCTGCCTCAACCGTGACTTCCATTCCGCCCTGGACTCTGCTGGGTTCTCTAAGGTTGAGGCTGAGAAGTTCTATGCGCCCCTCACCAAGCTGCTCTTCCTGATGATCAAGCCTCATTTAAAAGCCATTGCTGTCAAATAG